The nucleotide sequence ATTGAACATGTCAGCATTCACATCGTAGCCCAAACGAGGAGCATAGTATTTCCAGTTATCCGGCATCACCTGCATAAGTCCCAGCGCTCCCGACGATGTATTTATTGCCATCGGGTTAAAGCTGCTCTCCGTCTGTATGATCCCCGTTATGAACCACGCGGGTATCCCGTACTTCCGGCTCACCTCCTGTATGAGCGGTATCAACTCCGGAGGGATCGTTGCAGACGACACGAAATCTCCCAAATTGAATCCCTGCGACATTCCCCACTCCATTCTCTGTTCCTTGTTGTCGTAGCCCTTTCCTGCTTCTATAATTGCATAGCGCTGGTAATCAACGCTGCTTTCTCCTATCTTGAATTTCTCTTTTATGTAGTTATCAAGCCTCTCGTACGGTTGGCCTTCCAGCCTGGTATCCGTGCATATGAGTTCTTCACCCTTGTTCTCAGGTGAAAATGTGCGTTTTTCTTTTTTGTACGAATACCTGAAATGCCCGAATATGGTATCGGCCTCTTCAAGTACATACCGGGTCTCGATAAACTCGTGCCACTTTTTCTTTACATTGCCGTTTTCATCCCTTACTAAACGACCATTTTCATCTGTTTCCGGCAGCAACTGCTGAAATTTAAGTGTATAACCCACATACTTAAAAGTTGGATGCCAATCTTTTGCAATTTCATCGATAAGCTCCTTTGTTATCTCTTTGTGCAAAGATACGTTGTGATATGTAGCACCGGAATAAATCATGCCCCATGTAAGTATAAGTGCTTTATCCCGTCCGTAGTAGTCCATTAATCTATCCCCTTTTTGATAAGAGCCGTTTTCTGGTCGATACCAAATATCGGATACATTATATTTATCTGCAGCTTCTTTACACCAGTTCATTATCTTAGCGTCGTCCGGCGACGGATGCAAGCCGGTTAACGTCCATGCTCCCGTAAACTGAATATATACAGCGCCGATGAGGACATAGAATATAATAATCACTCCGGCTATACCGACGATAATCCCTATATAAGGCGCTATTGCTCTCCATATGACGCTCCATATCCTTTTCTTTATATAGTTCTTTATCCACTCTTTTTGATTCAAATTCATCACCTCGATTTCAAAAAAAGTAGGAGGGATTTGAACCCTCCTACTTCCATCTCATGCCGTCGATGCTCGTGTTCACGCTGCTTCTACCGTTTCCCATCACACCGTAGCTTTGAAGCTTCTGTTCAACTCTTGCCGTACCCGAGAAAGCATTGGACGCATTGAGGCTGACTATCCTTCCGAGACCTCGTACACCGCTTTTAGCGCCGGTCATCTGCTTCACGGTTTCGCCCAACGTCATTTTGTTTTGCCTGGCCTGCTTGCCGACCTGGTACAGCGAAGCTGCGGTACCGGCAACGAATTTGACCGCGCTTCCTGCCGTATGCGCCGCATTTCTCACAACGTTTATGCCCTCCGGCCCGTCGGCCATAGCACCGAGCCCGCCTATGGCCGTTCCCATCTTTTCGGTATAGTAACCCATTTTTTGCCCGAAATTCAGCGCGTCTATAAGGGATTCGGACGGGTTTGCTATCGCTCTCCCGCCGGTAGCCTTGCTTGC is from Caldanaerobius fijiensis DSM 17918 and encodes:
- a CDS encoding M23 family metallopeptidase, coding for MNQKEWIKNYIKKRIWSVIWRAIAPYIGIIVGIAGVIIIFYVLIGAVYIQFTGAWTLTGLHPSPDDAKIMNWCKEAADKYNVSDIWYRPENGSYQKGDRLMDYYGRDKALILTWGMIYSGATYHNVSLHKEITKELIDEIAKDWHPTFKYVGYTLKFQQLLPETDENGRLVRDENGNVKKKWHEFIETRYVLEEADTIFGHFRYSYKKEKRTFSPENKGEELICTDTRLEGQPYERLDNYIKEKFKIGESSVDYQRYAIIEAGKGYDNKEQRMEWGMSQGFNLGDFVSSATIPPELIPLIQEVSRKYGIPAWFITGIIQTESSFNPMAINTSSGALGLMQVMPDNWKYYAPRLGYDVNADMFNPRAQLDVGTYLLKSYLGDNIDWSGDWKEQTLKALAVFGGYGTDTESCRVEYAEPKVWAFAESFRLSMTDDGKIVTVWPLDGYHDLSSPFGIRTDPITGKVLEDHKGIDIPAPMGTPVHAVASGQVVVAGPVSGYGNHVVVIRDMTHDYLYGHMSKMFVHKGEMVKAGDVIGAVGSEGRSTGPHLHLGISNGDWTKGNWIDPMLVLHGN